In a single window of the Acetivibrio clariflavus DSM 19732 genome:
- the remA gene encoding extracellular matrix/biofilm regulator RemA, whose amino-acid sequence MKLINIGFGNIVSANRLVAIVSPESAPIKRIIQEARERGMLVDATYGRRTRAVIITDSDHIILSAVQPETVAHRLNSKDTDVSVEEEDIIEE is encoded by the coding sequence ATGAAGTTAATAAACATAGGTTTTGGAAATATTGTATCGGCCAACAGATTAGTTGCTATTGTCAGTCCTGAGTCAGCACCAATAAAAAGAATTATTCAGGAAGCAAGAGAACGCGGAATGCTTGTTGATGCCACATATGGAAGAAGAACCAGAGCTGTAATAATTACAGACAGCGATCACATTATATTGTCTGCGGTTCAACCTGAGACGGTTGCCCATAGATTGAACAGTAAGGATACTGATGTTTCCGTAGAAGAAGAGGATATAATAGAAGAATAG